The genome window ATGGTGCCCCGGCTCTCCTCGCCGAAGGACAGGTCAGCGCCGACCAGCGCCGCGGCGCGTTCCATGCTGTCGCGCGGACCCACCACGCGGACGGAGTGGCGCCCCGGTTCCCCCAGCGCCAGCAGCGCGCGGCAGGTGATCTCCGGCCCGACGCCGGCCGGGTCGCCGACGGTGATGACGATCCCGCCCGCCTCAGCTTCCATCTCGCCCATCGATCCCTCCCGATTCCGGACCATCCGTGTGGCCTGATCCCGTGCTTACCGCGTGATCCACAACCTGTCATCCTGTATATCGACCTGTAATGGCTTTGTGCTTCCTTGTAAATTCAGAGTACGGCTCTATGCTGCCCGGATTGGCGATGATCCCGCAGCTTGCAGCCGGTTTTCCGGGTGATGCTACGGCTTTACAAATCGCCGGATCGCGGTGTGGATCGCGGCGGAGAGAGGAAGGGAGGGAGCGTGAACCCCATCGTGATCGTCGCCGACGATCTGACCGGCGCGAGTGACAGCGCGGCGCCCTTCGCCATGCGCGGCGCCTCCGTCCGCATCGCGCTGCATGTCGATGCCATTGCGGAGGCCGCGGCCGGCGATCCCGCCGTGCTGGCCGTCGACACGCGCAGCCGCCACCTGCCACCCGCCGCAGCGGCGGAGCGGGCCGCGACGGCATGGCGCGCCCTTGCACCGCTTGCCCCCCGGCTGGTGTTCAAGAAAGTCGACAGCCGGCTGCAGGGCCCCTGCGCGGCGGAGGTGGATAGCCTGCTCGCACAATCCGGCCGCGATCTGGCCGCGATCTGCCCCGCCGTGCCCGCGCAGCAGCGTATCGTCGCCGGCGGGCTGCTGGCAGGGCGCGGGCTGGATCGGCCGATCGGGGTCGCGGACCACTTCGCCGCCACAGCCTGCCTGTGCCACGACGCAGGCGACATGGCGGATCTCGACGCCATTGCCGCCGGTGTATTGGCCGATCCGGAATGCATCCTGGCGGTGGGCGCAAGCGGGCTTGCCACCGCACTGGCGCAGCGGCTGTTCGGCCCCGCCGCGACCGCCGCGACGCCGCAACCGGAATTGCCGCTGCTGATCGCCATCGGATCGCGCGATGCGATCACCGATGCGCAGGTGCAAAGGTTGCGTCACGAATACCCCGATCCCAAGGACACGGCGGTGCACCTGCACCGCATGCCCGCCGACCCTCAGCCCGATCCCGCACCCGCGCTGGCCCGCTTTGCCGGGAAGGTGGCGGACCTGGTTCGCGCCGATGGCGTGCGCACGCTGCTGTGTTCCGGCGGCGACACCGCCGCCGCCGTGCTGGACGCGCTGGCCGTGCGCCAGCTTGTACCGGAAGGTGAGTGGTGCGCGGGCATCCCCTCCGCCCGCGTGGTCGGGCGGCCCGATCTGCGCCTTGTCACCAAATCGGGCGGCTTCGGCGATCCCGGCGTGCTCGCCCGCTTCGTCCGCCATGCCCGCACCGGCCAGCGGCAGGACGCGGCATGAGCGTGGCGACGGACAGCGGCCGCACTGCCGGTCCGCTGGGCGCGGCCGAGTTGCCGCAGGGCCTGCCCGCCACCGGCATCCGCTCCCACCTGAGGGGCTTCGGCCCCGGGCTCGTGCTGGCCATGACGTTCCTGGGGACCGGCGACCTCATCAGTTCCAGCGTGTCGGGGGCCAATTACGGCTACGCGCTGATGTGGACGCTGATCGTGGCGCTGGGCGCGCGCTATTTCATGATCTCCGCCATCGCCAAGTACAAGCTGCAGAACCGGTTCGGCGACCAGTCGCTGATGGCGGGCTTCCGCCGGGTATGGCGCGGTTTCCCCGCCTTCTTCGCGGTCACCATGCTGATCTACGGCATGATCGTGCAATCGGCCTTCCTGCGCGCGGGCACGGTGGGGTTGTACGAGCTGTTCGGCCGGCGCGGGGGCGAATGGGGGCACTTCTTCTGGGGCGTGCCGGTGGTGATCGGCACCGCCATCCTGCTGACGCGGGGCAGCGCGTTCCGCCTGCTGGAATGGAGCGCGCGGATCGCCTCCGTCGTCATCATCGGGTCGTTCGTCTATGCGCTGGTGCGGATCGGCCGGGTCGACTGGGCGGCACTGCTGCGCGGCCTGACCTTCGACGTGCCGGCCGACAACGGCCCGTTCGACGCGCTGTTCATCGCGGTGGCGACGATCGGCACGATCGGCGGATCGGCCGCCAACCTGCTGTACCCGTACTTCATGGCGGAGCGGGGATGGAACGGCCCCCGGCACCGCGCGCTGCAGCAATTCGACCTGGCATCGGGGATGATCCCGCTGCTGCTCATCAACCTGCTGATCTGGATCGTCGCGGCGGAGACGTTGCGCGGCACCGGCATCACCGTGTCGAACGAGGCGGGGCTGGCGCAGATGATGACGCTCGCCGTCGGGCCCGCCGGGCCGGCGCTGCTGTGGATCGCCTTCGCGCTGAAGGCCTTCACCAGCTTCCCGGCGCAGGCGCATGGCTTCGCCCGGCTGATGTTCGACGGGCTGCACACCGGCACGCGCCGGGGCGCGCGGTTCGCGGCGGTGGAGCAGGACCCGTGGTTCAACCGCGCGATGATGGCGTTCTTCATCGTCGTCCCGCTGGCGATCACCGTGCCGGGCGCGCCGGACCTGGTCCATATCAGCGTGTTCGGCACCAGCGTGGTGACGGCGATCACCCTGCCGCCGATCCTGCTCGGCATCATCCGCCTGACCGCCACGCGGCGCTACATGCTGGACGAACACGTCAATCGCTGGTGGCAGACCGCGATCCTGCTGGTCATCGCCGCGATCGGCCTTTGGTCGCTCTACGCGATCCTCGCCAATCTGGGCACCGCGCTGGAGAAGGTGCTGTGACGCCGCGCCTGTTGCTCGCCGGTGCGCTGCTCGCCCTCTCCACCCCTGCCGCCGCGCAGCAGCTCGCCTTTCCGGGGGCGGAGGGCGCCGGCCGCTTCGCCGCGGGTGGACGGGGCGGGCGGGTGATCGCGGTCACGACGCTGGCCGATAGCGGGCCGGGCAGCCTGCGCGCGGCGGTGGAGGCGGAAGGGCCGCGCACGATCGTGTTCCGCACCGCCGGCACAATCCGACTCGCCAGCCCGCTGGTGATCCGCCACGGCCGCGTCACCATCGCCGGGCAGAGCGCGCCGGGCGACGGCATCACCCTACGCGATCATGGCATCGACATCGCGGCGGACGACGTGATCGTGCGCTACATCCGCTCCCGCCTCGGCGCCGCGTCCCGCACGCAGGAGGATGCCTTCACCATCTCGCGCGGGCGGCGGATCATCGTCGACCATGTCTCCGCCAGCTGGTCGGTGGACGAGACGCTGTCGAGCTCCGCTTTGTATGACGCGCCGGATGCGGGGATCTGGGACCTGACGGTGCAATGGTCGGTCATCGCCAACTCGCTGCGCCGGTCGGTTCACCAGAAGGGGGTGCACGGCTTCGGCAGCCTGGTCCGCATCGCACGCGGCGCGCGGGTCAGTTACCACCACAATCTTTGGGCCAACCATTTCGACCGCATGCCACGCCCGGGCAATTACTCGCCCCCGGCGGACGATCCACAGGGCGGCCGGGTCGAGTTCCGGTCCAACGTGTTCTACAATTGGGGGCGGGACCGGTCCGGCTACAACGTCGATAAGGGCACGCACATCGCCTACGCCTTCATCGACAACAGCTACATCGCCGGGCCGGACAGCACCGGCAATCTCGCGTTCGAGGAGCAGAACCCGCTGGCTCGCGCCTTCTTCGCGGGCAACCGCATGAACGGCGTCGAACCCGCCGATCAGGCGGCGCTGGTCACCGGCACGATCCCTGCGGGCTATTGGCTCGCTTCCCCGCCCGATGTCGGCCCGGTGGCCGCCGATCCCGCCGACATGGCGGAGCCGCGCGTGCTCGCCTGCGCGGGCGCGGCGGAGGCGCGCGATGCGGTGGACCGTGCCGTCGTCGCGGGCGTGCGGGACCGCAGCGGCCGGATCATCGACAACGAGGCGGAGGATGGCGGCTGGCCCCGCCTCCGCCCCGGCCGCCCCCTTCGTGACCGGGACGGCGACGGCATGCCCGATGCGTGGGAACGCGCGCACGGCCTCGATCCGGCGCGCGATGATGGCGCGCTCGACCCTGATGGCGACGGCTGGACCCATCTGGAAGACTACCTGAACGGCCTGGTGGCCACGCCCTGCGATGTCGGTGCGCCTGCCGGATGAGCACAAGGAGATTACCCGTGAACCCCACCCATCCCGACCGGCGCACCGCGCTGGGCCTGCTGGGCGCATCGGGCGCGCTGTTCGCCGGCGGCGATGCGCTGGCCGCGCTGCCTGCAACCGGCGCGTTCGAGGATGTGCGCGCCCATGGCGCGCGCGGCGACGGGACGACGGTGGACAGCCCGGCGATCAACCGCGCCATCGCCGCCGTCGCCGCACGCGGCGGCGGCACCGTGCTGGTCCCGCCGGGCCGGTATCTCAGCTTCTCGATCCGGCTGGTCGACAACATCACGCTGTATGTGGCGGCGGG of Croceibacterium sp. TMG7-5b_MA50 contains these proteins:
- a CDS encoding Nramp family divalent metal transporter, whose product is MSVATDSGRTAGPLGAAELPQGLPATGIRSHLRGFGPGLVLAMTFLGTGDLISSSVSGANYGYALMWTLIVALGARYFMISAIAKYKLQNRFGDQSLMAGFRRVWRGFPAFFAVTMLIYGMIVQSAFLRAGTVGLYELFGRRGGEWGHFFWGVPVVIGTAILLTRGSAFRLLEWSARIASVVIIGSFVYALVRIGRVDWAALLRGLTFDVPADNGPFDALFIAVATIGTIGGSAANLLYPYFMAERGWNGPRHRALQQFDLASGMIPLLLINLLIWIVAAETLRGTGITVSNEAGLAQMMTLAVGPAGPALLWIAFALKAFTSFPAQAHGFARLMFDGLHTGTRRGARFAAVEQDPWFNRAMMAFFIVVPLAITVPGAPDLVHISVFGTSVVTAITLPPILLGIIRLTATRRYMLDEHVNRWWQTAILLVIAAIGLWSLYAILANLGTALEKVL
- a CDS encoding pectate lyase, producing the protein MTPRLLLAGALLALSTPAAAQQLAFPGAEGAGRFAAGGRGGRVIAVTTLADSGPGSLRAAVEAEGPRTIVFRTAGTIRLASPLVIRHGRVTIAGQSAPGDGITLRDHGIDIAADDVIVRYIRSRLGAASRTQEDAFTISRGRRIIVDHVSASWSVDETLSSSALYDAPDAGIWDLTVQWSVIANSLRRSVHQKGVHGFGSLVRIARGARVSYHHNLWANHFDRMPRPGNYSPPADDPQGGRVEFRSNVFYNWGRDRSGYNVDKGTHIAYAFIDNSYIAGPDSTGNLAFEEQNPLARAFFAGNRMNGVEPADQAALVTGTIPAGYWLASPPDVGPVAADPADMAEPRVLACAGAAEARDAVDRAVVAGVRDRSGRIIDNEAEDGGWPRLRPGRPLRDRDGDGMPDAWERAHGLDPARDDGALDPDGDGWTHLEDYLNGLVATPCDVGAPAG
- a CDS encoding four-carbon acid sugar kinase family protein is translated as MNPIVIVADDLTGASDSAAPFAMRGASVRIALHVDAIAEAAAGDPAVLAVDTRSRHLPPAAAAERAATAWRALAPLAPRLVFKKVDSRLQGPCAAEVDSLLAQSGRDLAAICPAVPAQQRIVAGGLLAGRGLDRPIGVADHFAATACLCHDAGDMADLDAIAAGVLADPECILAVGASGLATALAQRLFGPAATAATPQPELPLLIAIGSRDAITDAQVQRLRHEYPDPKDTAVHLHRMPADPQPDPAPALARFAGKVADLVRADGVRTLLCSGGDTAAAVLDALAVRQLVPEGEWCAGIPSARVVGRPDLRLVTKSGGFGDPGVLARFVRHARTGQRQDAA